In Runella sp. SP2, the genomic window ATTCTTCCGCTCAAAGGTACTCCTGACGGTGCCGACGTGCTTGCAAAAGGAATTCAGTTTGCCGACTACGACCGTGTGGCTACGGCGGCCATGTCGGTGATTTTTAGTGATTCGGCGGCGGGGATTATGGCGGCTTTGATTATGATTTCAACTTTTGGGTGTAACAATGGCCTTATTTTGGCGGGCGCACGTTTGTACTACGCCATGGCGCAAGACGGTCTTTTCTTGAAACAAGCCTCTACCCTCAACGAAAACGGCGTGCCTGCCAAAGCGCTTTGGTTGCAGTGTTTGTGGGCGAGTTTGTTGTGCCTTTCAGGAACGTACGGCGAACTTCTCAACTACTGTACGTTTGGTTCGTTGTTGTTTTACATGGTTACTATCGGGGGTATTTTTGTGCTTCGTCGCAAAGAACCCAATACCGAGCGTCCTTACAAAGCGGTTGGTTATCCGTTGGTGCCCATTTTGTACCTCGTTGTTACATTTGGTATTTGTTTGATTTTGTTGATTGATGACAAAACCCGTTTTGATACAGGAATGGGGCTGCTCATCGCCGCCATCGGCGTGCCTGTGTATTATTTTACGACCAGAACGAAAAAGGCTTAATCCAATTTTATGGAAAAGAATAAACCCTCCATTCTGAACGCGTGGTGCATGTACGACTGGGCCAACTCCGTCCATGCACTGGTGATTGTCTCGGCGATTTTTCCTATTTATTTTAGCAATACGGCCGTCAATTCGCAAGGTGGCCCCGATGTCGAGTTTTTGGGGTTGACTGTCAACAACTCGGCTTTGTTTTCGTTTGCAGTGTCGTTTGCGTTCTTGTTCATTGCGGTGGTCAATCCGATTCTAGGAGCGATTGCCGATTTCAGCGGGCAGAAAAAGCGCTTCATGCAGTTTTTTGTCTATTTGGGAGCGTTGAGCTGTTTGGGGTTGTACTTCTTTGACCGTGAACACCTTACGATTGGGATTTTGGCGTTTACGCTTTCACTGATTGGCTGGTCGGGAAGTATTGTTTTTTACAACGCCTACCTGCCCGAAATCGCGACCGAAAATCGTTTCGATAAACTGTCGGCGCGGGGGTTTACCATGGGGTACGTGGGGAGTGTTTTGTTGTTGATTTTTAACTTGACCATGCTCATCAAACCCGAATGGTACGGTGGAATTGACTCGGGAACGGCCTGCCGTATTTCGTTTGTAACGGTAGCGATATGGTGGATTGGCTTTTCACAAATCCCTTTTTACTATTTGCCCAACGGTACGCCTTCCAACGAAGCA contains:
- a CDS encoding MFS transporter; translation: MEKNKPSILNAWCMYDWANSVHALVIVSAIFPIYFSNTAVNSQGGPDVEFLGLTVNNSALFSFAVSFAFLFIAVVNPILGAIADFSGQKKRFMQFFVYLGALSCLGLYFFDREHLTIGILAFTLSLIGWSGSIVFYNAYLPEIATENRFDKLSARGFTMGYVGSVLLLIFNLTMLIKPEWYGGIDSGTACRISFVTVAIWWIGFSQIPFYYLPNGTPSNEARTGGWIWNGFRELKKVLAELNHLPITKRFLVSFFFYNMGVQTVMYIGTLFGSNELHLPDNALIVTILLLQILAIVGAYCAAVLSGKWGNTKTIALILFIWIGVCVSGYFVYTELEFYGLAAMIGFVMGGVQSLSRSTYAKLLPENTSDTASYFSFYDACDKFSTFLGTTIFGIITQLSGMRNSLLFLAFIFVLGLLILRRIPSQKIYRTPLSGT